Within Ascochyta rabiei chromosome 4, complete sequence, the genomic segment tctaacttatctagagtagggtctttctagtttaactttagctttaggcagttagggcagtagtaactagtgTTTCTATACTTAAGGCACGCGTTTTAGGTCTTAtatagcctatcttagccctttttaccctttactagcttcttatagaacttcttagacttaaataacttttttagggtttttatgttcccctctaacctagagttagtaaattagcgcttctatagtcctttgttagttatcttacctttagctaaagtcttcttaggtagctgttagctatgctaacctagtctctagttaataatattagcttattcctctacctttaggattaattccctttaattatagaggataagaaataagtccttttatatactagggagTAGTgcagtaatatattctaggacttaaagctctagcatatataagttacctagttcctcctatagtagacgtataaaatctaatagatctataagagactaagatttctactacttatattactttaaggatttatacgctgcttacttatatttagctagtatttctagagtatctagtataattctcTTTAGCTCTTGCTATATTAGtttctaggttagctaattacagcagttagttgtgtagtaggcctactataacgtctttaggttctctaagaggtaccttacactaaagttaatcttttattcctctataaggaaattaactagagattaaaggaagtatctcttacaatctctcttctaatagttatatttagcgcagttacgctttatatacttctataggggtttaagTTATAAAAGATTTATAGATAGAGATAATTATAGTTTCTTTACCCCTTTTAGTACTTTTTcgaaggataggattattactagatctcctttattatatttacgtctaagtttatagaaagaagaaagtttcttatagtcttttatctcttataactatttatacaagttttctaactcctattattaattacctacttctaggctattctagccttctctagctaaagctgccctacagatgcaaattctagggtaaggtgtactgcctagaggacctacagatcctcttaaggcactatagacacttagtgtctgttaaggtatctccttatctgcagaggaaggtgttaccttacgctctactagctctcctataggtaggttgtcttagtccctctctaaaggcagtaagcctagataatttagtttaagacttatagtagcttagttctatctttaattataatataagagtaattagaatataaagagtatataaagcaattataagaaaggatagagttaaagaggatagcaggtgtattaaggtacgtagtgtgtagtaataagactaattactagagtattagtaataacctcttacacctttatatagtctaggctggctagccctatagtagctcgctaagactagcagaggtacctctaggcctagcgcctaacataTACAGACAACATTAAGCTAGAAGACATTTAGTAGATAtactaaaataagctaaaaatACATTTAGAAGACGTTGCACTTACACTGCTGTCTAGctaaaggattactagctagggaGGGGGCTGTAGGCCTTAGGCTTAGGTAAGGGCTAGCTACTGCTAGTGTATCTAGGCCTTAATGTTACAGTAGGTAGTTATAATAGCAttatactaaactataataaacttagaaTATATTAAAAACATGTTATAGTATTTAGACTTACGCAGCACTTACTAGCGCTCTGTAGTAGGTAGGTAGCTAGTGCTATATAAAGAGGGCGCTAgctatatatagctatactaGCCTAGGATATAGGTGCGCAGCatactatacctactaagttattactatataaagttaaaatatattaaaaatatattttaggtttaTTCTTATACTATAAAGGTTTCTACCCTCTAGGTTTTCTTAGTAGAAGACCTCCctaatatagataaacaGGCTGCCTGCAGTATTAAAGGTAAGGGCTAGACagctatatagtaggtagtagaaAGCATAATAATCTTTATAGTttacctataatatattagaaatatGTTTCTAAGATGTTCTTTAAGACATATATTGCTATTAAGCTAGGTAGTAGCTTGCTAGGCagctatactagtagtattagtagtagttatagttataaaaaattttatattattattttatataaaATATCTTAAGAACATGTTATAAACACGTCCTAGCGCCTAGCGCGCTAATATTGCTTTAGTCTTAGCGCTACTCTATGCGGCTTAGACTATAGTCCGCCCTCTAAATCTCATGGTCCGATGACCTGATGCCTCGTCCGGCAAACAGATGATGCTCGGAGACGTCATCGCATGGCAATCTCCAACCTGGTGGAGGAACCCGAGGTTTATCGCTTCCGCCCAAGTAACCGTTCTTGCGGGGTTGTGGAGATGGTCATGCAGGTACATGTTATAAGTCGATGGCCGGGTAGCCGAAGACCACAATTTCGGATTCCAATCAACATACTCAGATGTCTGTCATCGGTGGACCTCAAGTCAAAACGCGTTTCTTTCAAATTGCTTCAGTTGCAGTGTTTCTGCTCTCGGCAAGTGCGCAAAACAGCACAACACCGCCCGCCAATGCCTCCATGTCAATGATCCCCACCAATGGCGCCGAGCTCGTTCCTTCAGGGCAGAACTACTCCGGCAACATCGAACCCATCCCGTGGTCTACCCGTCCAGAGGTCTACGACCACACCGGCAATGCCGTGCGCCACGGCCGAGCAAGACTCAACATGATCAGGGTGCACTACTACACTGCTGGATCGGGACCCCCGCTGCTTCTTGTTCATGGCACACCCAAGACAAACTACTACTGGTACAAGCTTGTTCCGCTGTTGAGCCAGCATTACACTATCGTGGCGCCGGACTTGAGAGGGTTTGGGTATACAGATAAGCCTGGAGCCGAGATGGGATATGATAGTCGTACAAACGCGAAGGATCTCGCTGATCTGATGACTATGCTTGGACACAGCACATTCTACGTGCACGGAGAAGACCGTGAGTCCCACAACCTCACATCATCTTCGGACACGTACTGATGACTAGTAAAGGCGGCGCAGAGTTCGCCTACGTGCTCGCAGCCGAGTACCGAGACCGTGTGCTTGCGCTCTCCTTTGGCGAGATGCTCCTTTCCGGCTACGGTCTCGACAATGCGTCTCAATTCACCGAGTCGAATGTTATGCTTCAGTATGAGCAGCGTGGTGTGTGGACTTGGCATAT encodes:
- a CDS encoding Haloacetate dehalogenase; translation: MSVIGGPQVKTRFFQIASVAVFLLSASAQNSTTPPANASMSMIPTNGAELVPSGQNYSGNIEPIPWSTRPEVYDHTGNAVRHGRARLNMIRVHYYTAGSGPPLLLVHGTPKTNYYWYKLVPLLSQHYTIVAPDLRGFGYTDKPGAEMGYDSRTNAKDLADLMTMLGHSTFYVHGEDRGAEFAYVLAAEYRDRVLALSFGEMLLSGYGLDNASQFTESNVMLQYEQRGVWTWHIPFFYMIDVATMLITGHEEEFWTYFMEAECYNPISLSRQAIAEWTGLAKGPGGLRGILETYRAGLVNGQINHELVPNKLAMPVMTIGSPEFFGSLVKPEMEMAANNVTQSYIFEECGHSLALEAEVRLADALLGFFGQ